Genomic window (Candidatus Firestonebacteria bacterium RIFOXYD2_FULL_39_29):
AATCTCGTTGTCCAATTCTCGTAGACCTGCGAAATGTCCGGCGAATTACCTGCAGCTACAGACGCCAGAAGCTTTTGAAGCAAAACATCATAATTTCCCACATATTGAGGAGTAATTTTTATATCCGTATTCTCTTTTTCAAAACCTGTAATAAGTTCTTTTAAGACCTTATCCTTTGGATCCGCCATTGCATGCCAGAATGTAAGTTTTATTTTATCAGAAGAAGAGCCGCAGCCCGAGAGGAAAACAACCGCAGCAAAAACACCGATTATTATTTTTTTCACTTTACCATCCTTTTATTAAAAACAATTTCATTAAATAGAATATTTTACACTATAAGACCAAAACAATTATATATGAATGCAAAATTAAAAACAAGGAAAAATAGAAGCTCGTGGAGGCTCGGAGGCGCAGATGCTTATCCGCCCTATGGCGAGACTTCGTCAGAAGAAACTTCTGACGGGGAGGTGCGGCAAAAATAAATTGGATGATTAGAAGGTCAGCAAAAGATGGAAACAAAATGAAACTTTTGTTTTACAAACTTTATGAACTATGACTACTTCATTCCCGTCGTTGCAATTCCTTCTACAAAATATTTCTGGGCGAAGAAGTAGACTATTATTACGGGTAATGTCGCAAAGAGCGCGGCGGCCATCATCAGATGGTACCGGGTGGCGAATTCAAAGGTGAAATAAGCCAGACCTACAGGAAGAGTCCGCATGTTTTCACTGTTAGTCATAATAAGAGGCCAAAGGAAAGAATTCCAACTGCCTATCAGCGAGAAAAGCCCGACACTTATGAAAACCGGTTTCGCTACGGGAAAAAGTATTTTCCAGAGTATCTGCCAGTGCGAACAGCCGTCAATTTGAGCCTGTTCAAAAAGTTCTTTAGGCAGGGACAGGAAGAATTGCCGCATCAAGAATATTCCAAAAACATTCACAGCCCAGGGAATAATCAAGGCAAAATATGTATCCAGCCATCCGAGGTTTTTCAAGATAATATAATTTGGTATTAACGTCACTTCCACAGGTATCATCATGGTCCCAAGAAATATTAAAAAAATAATTCTTTTTCCTTTAAAATCAAACCTGGCGAAGGCATAACCTGCCAAGGCTGATGTCGCAACCTGTAAAAGAGTAGTTAGAACAGTCACAAACAAGCTATTAAAGAAATAGGCGCCAAAAGGCGCCGCCGAAAAAGCATCTGAAAAGTTCTTAAAATTTATCTTTGAAGGGAGAAATTTTGGCGGCATAGCAAGGACTTCCTCGGGAAGCTTAAAAGCTGTTACCACCATCCACAAAAAGGGTATTACCATTATAAACGCTCCGGCAATAAGAGCGGTATAAATAAAAGTCCGTCTAATTTTCATAATGTATCTTTTCTCCCCAGTATTTATTCTGCAGTATTGTGAGAGTAAATATCACCAGAAATATTACAAAAGAGATCGCTGAAGCATAACCTATCTTAAAGAACACGAAGGCATTCTGATAAAGATAATATACAAGGACCATGGTAGATTTAAGCGGACCGCCATCCGGCGTGAGCATATAAACCTGGGTAAAGGTCTGAAAAGAACCTATCAGAGAAACAAGTGTGACAAAAAATATGCTGGGCATTACGAGAGGAAGCGTCACATACCGGAAGACTGCAAAACCCGAAGCCCCGTCTATTTCCGCGGCCTCATAGTATTCCACCGGTATACTGAGTATCCCGACAAGAAATATTATAATGTTATAACCTAAACTTTTCCAGATAGACATTAGCATTATCGCAGGCATGGCAAGTACGGGATCAAGCAGCCATTTTTGCGCTGATACGCCAAAAAGCCCCAAAAACCAGTTAAGTATACCTGCATCAGGATGATAGATCCAAAGCCAGATCATTCCTACGGCATTTATTGAAGTAACAACAGGCAAGAAATATATAGTACGTAAAATAGACAGCCCCTTTATCTTTTTACTAAGCCCGTACGCTATCAAAAAAGCAAGGATTATCCCCGCGGGTATTGTTCCAACCGCAAAATAAACGGTATTGAAAAGGGATTTCCAGAAATCAGCATCCATCAGGAGTTTATTATAATTGGCAAGACCAACAAATTCTTTATGCTTTGAGATCAGATCCCAGTTGAATAAACTGATATACCAGGAATAAACGGTCGGGAAAATATGAAAAACAGATATTATAATTATTGACGGAAGCAGAAATACATAAGCTATAAAATTATCATTTTTCTTCATCTGTGTTTTAAAAGAGCTTTCTGATAAAGCTCAACATATTTTTTTGCAGAGCTATCCCAGGAAAAATCCAGCTTCATATCTTTTATTATAAGTTTTGCCCAGCTATTCTTATTTTTGTACACTAAAACCCCTCGTTTTACGGCATCAAGCAGCTCCCAGGGAGAATATTCCTTAAAAACAAAACCCGTACCCTTTCCGGTCTTCGGATCATAATTTGTCACGGAATCGGCCAAACCACCGGTCTCTCTTACAACAGGAACAGTGCCATATTTAAAACTGATAAGCTGGGAAAGCCCGCAGGGTTCATACCTTGAAGGCATTAAGAACATATCAGAACCTGCGTAGATCAGATGCGCAATACGCTCATCAAACTTAAAGATTACTGCAAGTTTACCCGGATACTTATTCCGGAAAGAAGCGAACATATCATTATAACGCTGATCTCCAATCCCCTGTACTACAAGCTGGATATCATTTTTCATAAGCATATCCATCGCCGGACTTATAATATCAAAACCTTTTTGATCCGCAAAACGTGAAACAATACCTAAAAGCGGTGTTGCAGGTTTAAACGGCAAACCGGTTTTTTCCGAGAGTATCTTCTTATTTTCAAGCTTTTTGCCTATAGACAGAGTTCCGTATTTTTTTAAAAGGTATTTATCCGTTTCCGGATCCCATTCCTTTCCGTCAATACCATTTAATATCCCGAAAAGGTCCGCTTTCCTGTTTTGCAAAACCCCTTCAAGCCCCCAGCCATAATCATAACTCGATTGTATCTCCTTGGCATAAGTTTCACTCACGGTATTTATTATGTCAGCAAATATCAAACCGCCTTTCATGAAATTTATTTTATCCCAATATTCCAATTTATCCCTCGTGAAATAATTCCAGGGAAGACCTGTAGCATACATGATCTGTTTACTAAAGATGCCTTGATACGCCATGTTATGCACCGTAAGAACCGTTGATGTATCCTTAAAAAAAGAATCCGTTCTTAAAGAAGAAATATAGACGGGTATAAGAGCTGTCTGCCAGTCATTACAATGAATAATATCAGGCTTAAAGCCGGTAAGACGTGCGAAATCAAGGACACATTTTGAAAAATATATAAATCTTTCGGCATTATCAATATAGTCCGAACCATTTTCACCATAGAGCGCATTTCTGCCGAAATACTGGTCATACTCTACAAAATAAAACTCAACAGTAGAGCCTCTGAGTTTGCTTTTCTTTACCGCGCCGCCGTTTGGCAAATCACAAACAAACTTAAGATCATATTTGACCTCATCTATTTTTGAATACTTGGGCATTATTACTTTAACATTACAGCCAAGCTTTGTCAGGGCTTTTGGCAGGGCAGCCGAAACATCCGCCAACCCTCCGGTTTTTGCGAACGGAACAACCTCCGAGGAAGCAAATAATATATTCAACTTTTCTTTTTCTTCCATTCTTTTCCTTTTAATCCCAAAAATATCCCAAAAAGCGCAACCATAACACAGATGTATGAAAACACATCACCAAACTTTGTATAAAAAGTCAGCCCTTCCCCGCAAGAGGGTAAGGCTATTGAAAGTTTATTCCGTTCAAACAGTCCTAAAGTATTTTTAATCTTTCCGGTATAATCAACAAAACCGCTAAGAGTTGTATTTGCAGCCCTGCCGACACTGACCCTGTTTTCCACGGCACGAAAAGGCAATACCATGAAATGCTGATGGGGCGCAGAAGAAACTCCGTACCAGCCGTCATTAGAAACAGTTATCAGGTATTTTGCCCCTTCTACAACAAAACGCCTGCAATCCTGCGGGAATATTACTTCCCAGCAGACAGGAGTAGATATTTCCAGGCCGTTTGAAGTTGTAAATACAACCTCTTTTCTCCCTTTCTCCCACTTATTAAAACCTGCGGTATATTTTTCAAGGAACTTCAACTGTTTTTCAAACGGCACATACTCGCCA
Coding sequences:
- a CDS encoding ABC transporter permease, with protein sequence MKIRRTFIYTALIAGAFIMVIPFLWMVVTAFKLPEEVLAMPPKFLPSKINFKNFSDAFSAAPFGAYFFNSLFVTVLTTLLQVATSALAGYAFARFDFKGKRIIFLIFLGTMMIPVEVTLIPNYIILKNLGWLDTYFALIIPWAVNVFGIFLMRQFFLSLPKELFEQAQIDGCSHWQILWKILFPVAKPVFISVGLFSLIGSWNSFLWPLIMTNSENMRTLPVGLAYFTFEFATRYHLMMAAALFATLPVIIVYFFAQKYFVEGIATTGMK
- a CDS encoding starch synthase encodes the protein MEEKEKLNILFASSEVVPFAKTGGLADVSAALPKALTKLGCNVKVIMPKYSKIDEVKYDLKFVCDLPNGGAVKKSKLRGSTVEFYFVEYDQYFGRNALYGENGSDYIDNAERFIYFSKCVLDFARLTGFKPDIIHCNDWQTALIPVYISSLRTDSFFKDTSTVLTVHNMAYQGIFSKQIMYATGLPWNYFTRDKLEYWDKINFMKGGLIFADIINTVSETYAKEIQSSYDYGWGLEGVLQNRKADLFGILNGIDGKEWDPETDKYLLKKYGTLSIGKKLENKKILSEKTGLPFKPATPLLGIVSRFADQKGFDIISPAMDMLMKNDIQLVVQGIGDQRYNDMFASFRNKYPGKLAVIFKFDERIAHLIYAGSDMFLMPSRYEPCGLSQLISFKYGTVPVVRETGGLADSVTNYDPKTGKGTGFVFKEYSPWELLDAVKRGVLVYKNKNSWAKLIIKDMKLDFSWDSSAKKYVELYQKALLKHR